Within Halopelagius longus, the genomic segment TTCGACCGGGCGAGGGCGATGTCCGCCTCCGCGGCGGGGCGGCCCGTCAGGACGCCCGTCCGGTAGTACGAGGTGAGGTGGTCCAGCGTCTCTCCCTCGACGATGACCGGTTCGTCGTTGATGTAGCCGTCCGCCTCGAACGGCGGGTCGCCGCCTTCGAGTTCCCGAAAGAGGTCCGCACCGAGGTAGAGCGCTTGGAACGTCTCGCGGAGAGCGTCGGTGTCCCACGCGTCCTCGACGGCGGCGTACTCGTCCGCAGAGAGGTGGGCTTCGACGACTGCCTCGGCGGCGGAGAGGCCGCCGCCGCGTTCGGCGATGCGGTCCGCGAACGCCGGGAGCGACAGCGAGAACGACTCCCGGTCGTCGGCGAGAACGTACAGGGCGGCGGCGTACGTCAGTTCCCAGTCGTTGTTGAACCCGCCCGCGTCCTTGAACAGTTGAATCTCCTCCCGGTCGATGGTCCGCCCGTGCAGGCGGTCGACGCTCTCGACGATTGCCCGACGGTAGGAGTCGGCGACGTCGACGAGAACGCCGTCCACGTCGAGGACGACTGCGTCTGCGTGCATACCGGGAGGCGGTACCCCGGTGGCCTTAGCGTTGTGATTCCGCACCGGGTTCGCGGCGGTCGGCGGGGACGACGTACAGCGTCTCCCCGCCGACGGATTCGGTCTCCGCGGGGACCGACGGCGCGTCGTAACCGAGGGTGGTAAAGAGGAAGTCCGCGCCGACGGCACGCGCCACGTCGCGCGCCGGGCGGTGGAGTTCCGGCGGGAGGTTCAGCGCGTAGACGGCGTCGGCGCGGTACGCCGCCCCCGGGTCCTCGCGTTCGCTCGCGGCCACCACGTCGTCCTCGACGAACTCGACGCCGGGCGGCGCGTCGAACTCGTGAACGTCCGTCGCCGTCACCTCCGCGCCGGCGGCGGCGACTGCGGCGGCCACGTCGGGTGCCCGCCCGATACCGATTTCGACCAAACTGTCGTATCGGGCGAGGCGCGCGGCGAGGGCGTCTCGAAGTGCGGTTTCCACGGCGGGATGTTTATACCCCCGCTCTCCTTAACAACTTCCATGCTTGTCGATATCGTGCCTATCGGGGAACTTCCCGCGCAAGTGAAGCGGGAGGCGTCTGCTGCGCTGCGGGGGGTCTACGACTGCGACGTGACGCTCCACAACGAACAGGCGATTCCCGAAGGCGCGTTCGACCGCAGTCGGAAGCAGTACCGAGCAGAGCAGTTCATCGAACTGGCGAGTCGCGTGGGAAGCGGCGACAAGAACATCGGGATAACCTCGCAGGACCTCTACTACCGGCGACGCAACTACGTCTTCGGTCTCGCCTACCTGAACGGAAACGGGTCGGTTATCTCCACGTATCGTCTCCAGACCTCGTCTGACGGCGGTATCACCACCAAACCGGCGAGCGAAGTGTTCTCGGACCGGGTCCGGAAGGAAGTCGTCCACGAAATCGGGCACACCCTCGGCCTCGAACACTGCGACAACAACAAGTGCGTCATGTCGTTCTCGCCGACGGTTCGCGAGGTGGACGTCAAAGAGGAGAACCTCTGCGGCACCTGCAGTCGGTTGGTCCACTAACGCGGCCTCTCTTTTCCGCCACGGCACATAAGCGCTCACGAGACGTAGTTCCGAGACGGAAGTGACCACCGATGCAGTATCTCGTCGCGGTTGACGGTTCCGAATCGAGCATCGAAGCCCTCGAACACGCCATCGGCGTGGCGTCGCTACTCGACGCGGAGTTGACCCTCGTCTACTCCGTCGAGCCTCGAATCCTCGTCGACGAGGGCGGGGACGCGCCGTCGTTCCCCGAGGCGAGCGAACGACTCTACACCGAGGACATCGCCGAAGCCGAGTCGCGGGGCGAACGCGTCCTCGAAGACGCCGTCGAACGGGCGCGCGAGGCGGACGTCGACGCCGACTCCGAACTCCTGTACGGCGACCCGGTCGATACGATAGCCGAGTACGCCGACGAAGAGGGGATGGACGGCGTGTTCGTCGGGCACCGCGGCCTCTCGAAGCGAGCGCAGGGACTCGTCGGGAGCGTCGCCACCGGACTCGTCGAACGCGCGAACGTCCCGGTGACCGTCGTCCGATAGTGCTCGAACTCGACGGGAGCGACGGCGGCGGCCAACTCCTGCGGACGGCCCTCTCTCTGTCTGCGGTCACCGGCAGGCCGTTCCGGATGGAGAACGTGCGGGGGGAGCGTCCGACCCCCGGCCTGAAGACGCAACACGTCGCGGCGGTTCGGGCGGTCGCCGACGCGACGGACGCGACGGTCGACGGCGACGAACGCGGGTCCGAGACGCTCGCGTTCGCGCCCGACGGCTTCCGCGGCGGCGACGTGTTCGCCGAGGTGGAAACGGCGGGAAGCGCCGCACTCGTCTGCGACGCGGTGCTCCCCCTCGCCCTCGCACTCGACGGGACGCTCTCGGTCACCGTCACCGGCGGGACGGACGTCGAGTGGTCTCCCTCGGCCGACTACCTCCGGCGGGCGAAACTCCCGCTCCTCCGCGAGTTCGGACTCGACGCCGGCCTCGAAGTGAAACGGCGGGGGTTCTACCCCGCCGGCGGCGGCAGACTCGCCTTCGAGATCCGGCCCTCGAATCTCGCCCGCCTCCGACTGCGCTCTCGGGGGGCGCTACGGGGGGTGCTCGTGAACGCCGTCGCCACCGAGTCGCTGTCGGACGCGAACGTGGCGGAACGACTCCGGGACGCCGCGGTCGAACGTCTGACGGCCACGTCGGGGCCGAACCTCGAAGCGAAGCGGGTCGAACCGACCGCCGAGTACGTCCCGGCGTCGTCGCCCGGTGCGGTCGTGACGCTCGTCGCCGACTGCGAGGAGGGTCGCGCGGGGTTCGTCGGCCTCGGAAAACGAGGGGTGCCCGCCGAGAACGTCGCCGCCGAGGCGGTGGACGCGTTCGCGTCGTGGCGGGCGGACGACGCGCCGGTG encodes:
- a CDS encoding archaemetzincin family Zn-dependent metalloprotease produces the protein MLVDIVPIGELPAQVKREASAALRGVYDCDVTLHNEQAIPEGAFDRSRKQYRAEQFIELASRVGSGDKNIGITSQDLYYRRRNYVFGLAYLNGNGSVISTYRLQTSSDGGITTKPASEVFSDRVRKEVVHEIGHTLGLEHCDNNKCVMSFSPTVREVDVKEENLCGTCSRLVH
- a CDS encoding TIGR01548 family HAD-type hydrolase — translated: MHADAVVLDVDGVLVDVADSYRRAIVESVDRLHGRTIDREEIQLFKDAGGFNNDWELTYAAALYVLADDRESFSLSLPAFADRIAERGGGLSAAEAVVEAHLSADEYAAVEDAWDTDALRETFQALYLGADLFRELEGGDPPFEADGYINDEPVIVEGETLDHLTSYYRTGVLTGRPAAEADIALARSKFAVPADHRFTMDDWEEGKPHPHALTTLAERLDADSVVFVGDTLDDVRTAVNAAAADDSRTYRGVGVLTGGLTGEEGREKYEATGAAAVVDSVNDLPDLLSPPEE
- the rtcA gene encoding RNA 3'-terminal phosphate cyclase — encoded protein: MLELDGSDGGGQLLRTALSLSAVTGRPFRMENVRGERPTPGLKTQHVAAVRAVADATDATVDGDERGSETLAFAPDGFRGGDVFAEVETAGSAALVCDAVLPLALALDGTLSVTVTGGTDVEWSPSADYLRRAKLPLLREFGLDAGLEVKRRGFYPAGGGRLAFEIRPSNLARLRLRSRGALRGVLVNAVATESLSDANVAERLRDAAVERLTATSGPNLEAKRVEPTAEYVPASSPGAVVTLVADCEEGRAGFVGLGKRGVPAENVAAEAVDAFASWRADDAPVDARMGDQLAVWAALAGGEVRVPAVTDHLRTNVEVIRAFDYDVAVEPGGDGGVLLSPDL
- a CDS encoding universal stress protein — translated: MQYLVAVDGSESSIEALEHAIGVASLLDAELTLVYSVEPRILVDEGGDAPSFPEASERLYTEDIAEAESRGERVLEDAVERAREADVDADSELLYGDPVDTIAEYADEEGMDGVFVGHRGLSKRAQGLVGSVATGLVERANVPVTVVR
- a CDS encoding UPF0146 family protein, translated to METALRDALAARLARYDSLVEIGIGRAPDVAAAVAAAGAEVTATDVHEFDAPPGVEFVEDDVVAASEREDPGAAYRADAVYALNLPPELHRPARDVARAVGADFLFTTLGYDAPSVPAETESVGGETLYVVPADRREPGAESQR